One genomic window of Manduca sexta isolate Smith_Timp_Sample1 chromosome 4, JHU_Msex_v1.0, whole genome shotgun sequence includes the following:
- the LOC115444490 gene encoding tRNA (cytosine(34)-C(5))-methyltransferase, giving the protein MLCFYNFSQKRLVSLGDYLRRMGRKNRNVNKFAQRKREKREQEKNPQEKPSGDTRKDYEEIVRENATFEQYYKTQKVCPDEEWSTFMASLKENLPTAFRITGSKAEADALMKVISSNYFSALLNGEVKDDGTNEIIKPVNVPWYPGGFAWQVKLSRTDIRRSETLYKLHNFLVAETAAGGVSRQEQVSMIPPVALDVKPHHKVLDMCAAPGSKTAQLIEFLQAEEDKMPTGFVMANDVDNSRCYMLVHQAKRLNSPCIIITNHDSAVMPALRVTDPQDPSKTIPLKFDRVLCDVPCSGDATLRKNPDIWLKWSVGNGNNLHGIQYRILKRGCELLAVGGRLVYSTCSFNPVENEAVVARVLREADCSLQLRDVAGELPGLKYIKGMTHWRPASKDMVFYDKYEDVPERWQTVVRPQMFPPTPEEIEKFHLDKCIRILPHHQDTGGFFVAVFEKVSPVPWTNEKDPQSEKSEVKESKKEPPQKKRRIGGYREDPFVFFSGDQEDVYPSIKEFYEMKEDFDAKCLLTRCYVGKKKNIYLVSPIVKDVLKKNEANIKVINTGVKTFVRCDNKNMTCPFRLSQEGLQSIIQFIGTKRRVDILREDLIVVLQNDNPSTPPDISRFTEHTQNQLKELATGSCVLEYKDKESNLRLTLVGWRGVHSLRAYTATPDTVHYLRLLGADTSKYEVNKFKAAEEQSETDVSNVDAMEVSNAEEKQTESVEDNEEDTQTESIEDAEEAQSSK; this is encoded by the exons atgttatgtttttataatttttcacaaAAGAGATTAGTATCATTAGGTGATTATTTAAGAAGAATGGGCAGGAAAAATCGCAATGTCAATAAATTTGCTCAACGTAAACGTGAAAAGAGAGAACAG gAAAAAAATCCACAAGAAAAACCAAGTGGTGACACACGAAAGGATTACGAAGAAATAGTGAGAGAAAATGCGACTTTTGAACAGTATTATAAG acTCAAAAAGTATGCCCCGATGAAGAATGGTCCACCTTCATGGCATCCCTCAAGGAGAATCTCCCGACAGCCTTCAGGATAACTGGTTCAAAAGCGGAAGCCGATGCATTAATGAAGGTTATCAGCAGTAACTACTTCTCTGCATTGTTGAACGGAGAAGTAAAAGATGATGGGACCAATGAGATAATCAAGCCAGTCAATGTGCCATG GTATCCTGGAGGCTTTGCATGGCAAGTGAAGCTGTCCCGCACAGACATCAGACGTAGCGAGACTCTGTACAAGCTGCACAACTTCTTGGTAGCAGAGACCGCTGCGGGCGGTGTGTCGAGGCAGGAGCAGGTGTCCATGATACCACCTGTGGCTCTTGATGTCAAACCACATCACAAG gtATTGGATATGTGCGCTGCTCCCGGTTCAAAAACAGCCCAATTGATAGAGTTCCTACAGGCAGAAGAAGACAAGATGCCTACAG GGTTCGTGATGGCCAACGATGTGGACAACTCCCGGTGCTACATGCTGGTGCACCAGGCCAAGCGGCTCAACTCTCCGTGCATCATCATCACCAACCACGACTCGGCGGTGATGCCCGCGCTGCGAGTCACCGATCCGCAG GACCCAAGCAAAACAATTCCGTTAAAATTCGACAGAGTGCTGTGCGATGTGCCGTGTTCAGGTGACGCGACGCTCCGCAAGAACCCAGACATATGGCTCAAGTGGTCCGTCGGCAACGGGAACAATTTGCATgg CATACAATACCGCATCTTGAAGCGCGGATGCGAGTTGCTCGCCGTGGGCGGGCGGCTCGTGTACTCCACCTGCTCCTTCAACCCGGTGGAGAACGAGGCGGTGGTGGCGAGGGTCCTGAGGGAGGCCGACTGCTCACTCCAGCTCCGGGACGTGGCCGGGGAGCTGCCCGGACTCAAATACATCAAAG GCATGACCCACTGGCGCCCAGCATCCAAAGACATGGTGTTCTACGACAAATACGAAGACGTGCCGGAGCGGTGGCAGACTGTGGTGCGGCCGCAGATGTTCCCGCCGACTCCTGAGGAGATTGAAAAGTTCCACTTGGACAAATG cATAAGAATACTGCCACACCATCAAGACACAGGTGGATTCTTCGTAGCAGTGTTCGAGAAGGTATCCCCCGTACCGTGGACAAACGAAAAAGATCCACAGTCAGAAAAATCAGAAGTAAAAGAGTCGAAAAAAGAACCGCCTCAGAAAAAAAGAAGAATAGGCGGCTACAGAGAAGACCCTTTTGTATTCTTCTCTGGCGATCAAGAAGATGTATACCCGTCGATAAAAGAGTTCTATGAAATGAAAGAAGATTTTGACGCGAAATGCCTGCTAACAAGATGTTATGTAGGCAAaaagaagaatatatatttgGTGTCACCGATAGTGAAAGATGTTCTAAAGAAGAATGAGGCTAATATAAAGGTGATAAACACTGGTGTGAAGACGTTTGTAAGGTGTGACAATAAGAATATGACATGTCCGTTCAG ATTATCCCAAGAAGGTCTGCAAAGCATAATACAGTTCATAGGAACAAAGAGGCGGGTGGACATCCTAAGGGAAGACCTGATCGTGGTGCTGCAAAACGACAACCCCTCCACACCGCCCGACATCTCCAGGTTTACTGAACACACGCAAAACCAGCTCAAGGAGTtag CAACCGGCAGCTGCGTGCTAGAGTACAAGGATAAGGAATCGAACCTGCGGCTGACGTTGGTGGGGTGGCGCGGGGTTCACTCGCTACGAGCCTATACGGCCACACCCGACACCGTGCATTATTTGAGGCTACTCGGAGCTGATACAAGCAAATAtg aggtaaacaaattcaaagcgGCAGAAGAACAATCGGAAACAGACGTTTCGAATGTCGACGCAATGGAAGTGTCAAACGCTGAAGAGAAACAGACAGAGAGCGTAGAAGATAACGAAGAAGATACGCAGACTGAGAGCATAGAAGACGCAGAAGAAGCTCAGAGTAGCAAATAA
- the LOC115444496 gene encoding centrosomal protein of 104 kDa, which yields MPKRIPFHVVYATSEDNSYPACELNAQGPAARGWRSEGPPPHELLLRLACVTSVHKLQLLAHHQLIPACVEVLVSGGLVSEGAATPCGATYTSVGRVTLAKPAPQARTRELRSAALPEPTVARFVKLRLSGPHPPAKENDQVALMAVNVLGEEVEDADRPTPTVKSEPSYSPYDDLAFVMYVDNEIADLVRSLDEKKRTAVAEERFEYARRLKSAGSALAAAGIRIGRWRLRKRTAAARDDFELARRMRDRIADALAGVKEDPQLCRLFEDDGHDSRNDSSMPQEYDFSHHLSPSVVAGSLSLDIPSPVPPLEPAHGHEYVNGDDGDDEEEINHVEKSPAHILQDDIPPQYINQPIQPVQAQEEKLDEQKKIEEEELRKETDSPRRSITPNAANGSLIRRRNKSAGPRSTFEAYEERLLPALRHSHTNEYLREAREEECSGGSATSHARPPHKLNERERKQAALPILIFGYPLVEKFFSKNYLDKEEGLARLRAELTSPSNGSTKTSPNKTARAAALLLQRALRDKVFSVYSQANEVVRVLFQEFVPDRVCAAEIGRCLEKILPELLRACGDPAPRVHSTAQHTVLTLADCPQVRALHIIPQQLVRPVTASMHPRLALSRLQMLEQLILTHGISTDKNSGLTVRRIAECGAAGAQHAGGAVRAAAERLLLVAYARSPRLVRAQLPPDDAVTRRNLIYRHLFQQFDRIDMQKMLNQVPTEQQILNPDQPTDNQDTASVTPSIRSGTTSGMTTSLGMTSSIGATSSYSLKSMATNTSGVTLAPSSLSGSYTTKSKSSLKKSPTKRYTPSRTAKDFSNYPGYNKLRLDSAVSPKHSPKSTASGVEKVHFQENQNDQEVIFRRTNRNSENRHSMIHYDHEISKPQLKERPVTVYEPLHLDYRESPTLGSPKTSKNDIRSMDSLPMDSPQMSRNDMRRDSDCRSLDSPKVKAEYFREGVLESPKLVAGLRNLHLDESSQMDESGYYSPGRRQQVANSEPPYEGYDGADCGDHMPESISLHTTCTWCGRRVRAEGLEAHYWRRCVVLARCPHCRVALEARTLHVHLLEECSMSEGCWKACQKCGAALRADESDYHINCIPLGLDEWKCPYCFTNVLARDLPWQRHLMQCPRNPRLTQSS from the exons GCGAAGACAACTCGTACCCAGCATGCGAGCTGAACGCGCAGGGTCCGGCGGCGCGCGGCTGGCGCAGCGAGGGTCCGCCTCCGCACGAGCTGCTCCTGCGCCTCGCCTGCGTCACCAGCGTGCACAAGCTGCAGCTACTGGCACATCATCAGCTCATAC CCGCTTGCGTGGAAGTGCTGGTATCTGGAGGCCTGGTATCCGAAGGGGCAGCAACACCATGCGGAGCCACGTACACCAGTGTTGGAAGGGTCACCCTCGCGAAACCGGCACCGCAAGCAAGAACCAGGGAGCTCAG atcAGCGGCGCTTCCCGAACCAACAGTGGCTCGTTTCGTCAAGTTAAGACTCTCAGGACCGCATCCTCCTGCGAAAGAAAATGACCAG GTAGCGTTAATGGCAGTCAACGTGCTTGGAGAGGAAGTGGAAGATGCAGACAGACCCACTCCTACAGTCAAATCAGAGCCTTCGTACTCCCCCTACGATGACCTGGCCTTCGTCATGTACGTGGATAATGAAATAGCTGACCTGGTGAGGAGTTTGGATGAGAAGAAAAGGACTGCTGTGGCTG AGGAGCGCTTCGAATATGCTCGACGGTTGAAATCGGCTGGTTCAGCGCTTGCCGCCGCCGGGATCAGAATAGGAAGGTGGCGTCTTCGCAAACGCACTGCAGCTGCGAGGGATGACTTCGAGCTGGCGAGACGGATGAGGGACAGGATCGCTGACGCCCTCGCTGGAGTCAAAGAGGATCCGCAGCTGTGCCGGCTGTTTGAGGATGACGGG CATGACTCGCGCAACGATTCCTCAATGCCGCAAGAGTACGATTTCTCCCACCATCTGTCACCATCCGTCGTAGCTGGGTCCTTGAGCTTGGACATACCATCACCAGTACCTCCGCTGGAGCCGGCCCATGGACACGAATATGTTAACGGCGATGATGGCGACGATGAAGAAGAGATTAATCATGTGGAGAAG TCGCCAGCTCACATACTTCAAGACGACATACCACCGCAGTACATAAACCAGCCGATACAACCCGTCCAAGCGCAAGAGGAGAAACTAGACGAGCAGAAGAAAATAGAAGAAGAAGAGTTAAGAAAAGAGACTGACAGTCCGCGTAGAAGTATCACTCCTAATGCTGCTAATG GTTCACTAATCAGAAGAAGGAATAAAAGCGCGGGCCCACGCTCTACATTCGAAGCTTATGAGGAGCGGCTTCTACCAGCTTTGAGACA CTCTCACACCAACGAGTACCTCCGAGAGGCGCGGGAGGAGGAGTGCAGCGGAGGGAGCGCCACCTCACACGCACGACCTCCGCACAAACTCAATGAGAGGGAGAGAAAACAAGCTGCTCTGCCGATATTGATATTTGGATATCCACTG GTAGAAAAATTCTTCTCCAAAAACTACCTGGACAAAGAAGAAGGGTTGGCACGACTGCGGGCGGAACTGACCTCCCCCTCCAACGGGAGTACGAAGACCTCCCCGAACAAGACGGCCAGAGCCGCGGCGCTGCTACTCCAAAGGGCGCTGAGGGACAAGGTCTTCTCGGTCTACTCACAGGCTAACGAGGTCGTTCGAGTGCTGTTTCAAGAATTCGTGCCGGATAG agTATGTGCAGCGGAGATTGGTAGGTGTTTGGAAAAGATCCTCCCAGAGCTGCTGCGTGCGTGCGGTGACCCCGCTCCGAGGGTGCACTCCACAGCCCAACATACCGTCCTTACTCTGGCTGACTGTCCACAAGTTCG GGCTCTCCACATAATTCCGCAGCAATTGGTGCGACCAGTGACTGCATCCATGCACCCACGTCTCGCGCTGTCGCGGCTGCAGATGCTGGAGCAGTTGATACTCACACACGGCATCTCCACTGATAAGAACAG CGGTCTGACGGTGCGTCGCATCGCGgagtgcggcgcggcgggcgcgcagcacgcgggcggcgcggtgcgcgcggcggcggAGCGGCTGCTGCTCGTGGCGTACGCGCGCTCGCCCCGGCTCGTGCGCGCGCAGCTCCCGCCCGACGACGCCGTCACGCGCAGGAACCTCATCTACCGACATCTCTTCCAGCAGTTCGATAGGATTGATATGCAG AAAATGCTCAACCAAGTACCAACAGAACAACAAATTCTAAATCCTGATCAACCGACCGATAATCAAGACACTGCAAGCGTAACACCGTCCATTCGTAGCGGAACAACTAGTGGCATGACGACTTCATTAGGGATGACATCATCCATTGGAGCCACGTCATCGTACAGCCTTAAATCCATGGCTACCAATACCAGTGGAGTGACTTTAGCGCCTTCTAGTCTGAGTGGAAGTTATACGACTAAATCAAAGAGCAGTTTGAAGAAGTCTCCAACGAAGAGATACACTCCAAGCAGGACCGCTAAAGACTTCTCAAATTATCCGGGTTATAATAAGCTGAGGCTGGATAGTGCTGTCAGTCCGAAACATTCTCCTAAGTCTACTGCTTCTGGGGTCGAGaag GTCCACTTCCAAGAAAACCAAAACGACCAGGAAGTGATCTTTAGAAGAACCAACCGCAACTCCGAGAACCGTCACTCTATGATCCACTACGACCACGAAATCTCGAAGCCACAGCTCAAAGAGCGACCCGTTACCGTCTACGAGCCCCTGCATTTGGACTATCGGGAATCTCCCACTCTAGGCTCCCCTAAAACCTCCAAGAACGACATAAGAAGCATGGACTCCTTACCTATGGATTCTCCCCAAATGTCCAGAAATGATATGAGGAGAGACTCGGATTGCAGGAGCCTTGATTCTCCGAAAGTAAAGGCCGAATATTTTAGAGAGGGGGTGTTGGAGTCTCCGAAGTTGGTGGCTGGATTGAGGAATCTGCATTTGGATGAGAGCAGTCAGATGGACGAGAGCGGGTATTATAGTCCag GTAGAAGACAGCAGGTGGCGAACAGTGAACCTCCATATGAAGGGTACGATGGCGCTGATTGTGGTGATCATATGCCAGAAAGCATCAGTTTGCA CACAACATGCACGTGGTGCGGCCGGCGCGTGCGCGCGGAGGGTCTGGAGGCGCACTACTGGCGCCGCTGCGTCGTGCTGGCGCGCTGTCCGCACTGCAGGGTCGCGCTGGAGGCCAGGACCCTACACGTGCACCTGCTTG AAGAATGCTCAATGAGCGAGGGATGCTGGAAGGCGTGTCAGAAGTGCGGAGCGGCGCTCAGGGCCGACGAGAGCGACTACCACATTAATTGTATTC caCTCGGTCTTGACGAATGGAAATGTCCTTACTGCTTCACGAACGTCCTGGCTCGAGACTTGCCGTGGCAGCGCCACCTCATGCAGTGCCCCAGGAACCCCAGGCTCACGCAGTCCTCCTAG